One window of Halichondria panicea chromosome 7, odHalPani1.1, whole genome shotgun sequence genomic DNA carries:
- the LOC135338504 gene encoding uncharacterized protein LOC135338504 encodes MLVIGHGGEGKSTLIKAMEHEPNAFTSLVNIFVSPKEVDGVSKKTAGIIPQLFKSRVFGDVLVYDFAGQEVYYSSHVAIIKNTVDTCPPVFVMVIGLQNNDTITATSVSYWLGIVANQCANMEGKAPLIVVGSHADLVTSTQVEQKKKIIVRAIQKFPMFDLAGFVSMDCRFSSSDGMMRFRHIVGTSCASIRERLSVSLNAHMFLVHLLDKYSGEIAVTLEEVQGKMKIEFLEKMKKFFLSCLPAFHDLLRSVFNSVTKVIFFSFAMLPFQKRALSLLTNRNSWLK; translated from the coding sequence ATGCTTGTTATCGGTCATGGTGGAGAAGGAAAGAGCACTCTCATTAAAGCAATGGAACACGAGCCAAATGCATTCACATCTCTAGTCAACATCTTCGTCTCTCCTAAAGAAGTCGATGGAGTGAGCAAGAAAACAGCCGGAATCATCCCTCAATTATTCAAGAGTCGTGTCTTTGGAGATGTGTTGGTCTACGACTTTGCTGGTCAAGAGGTCTACTACAGCAGCCATGTTGCCATTATCAAGAATACAGTCGATACGTGTCCACCCGTTTTTGTCATGGTAATCGGTCTCCAGAATAACGACACCATCACAGCAACCTCCGTCTCCTATTGGTTGGGAATTGTTGCCAACCAGTGTGCCAATATGGAGGGCAAAGCACCACTCATTGTGGTAGGTAGTCATGCTGATCTCGTGACAAGCACACAAGTGGAGCAAAAGAAGAAAATTATAGTACGAGCCATTCAAAAGTTTCCAATGTTTGATCTTGCTGGTTTTGTTTCAATGGATTGTCGCTTTTCAAGTTCTGATGGCATGATGAGATTTAGGCATATTGTTGGAACTAGCTGTGCTTCCATTCGAGAGCGGTTGTCTGTGAGCCTCAATGCTCATATGTTTCTTGTCCACCTTCTTGACAAGTACTCGGGTGAGATTGCTGTAACCCTGGAAGAAGTTCAAGGGAAAATGAAGATCGAGTTTCTAGAAAAGATGAAAAAGTTCTTTCTTTCGTGCCTACCAGCATTCCACGACTTGTTGAGATCTGTGTTCAACTCAGTGACAAAGGTCATATTCTTTTCCTTTGCAATGCTTCCTTTCCAGAAAAGAGCTTTATCGTTATTGACAAATCGAAACTCTTGGCTGAAGTAA
- the LOC135338475 gene encoding uncharacterized protein LOC135338475, which produces MLIGYLFHLELAVPIEDKIVLSLIDKHLPATAVSVSGGFIFCPALIRLVASSEPMATTINFQYSFNWSLACAHNDHFFNPRFLHVLLLRLSLSLGLAPVVDTDNPALQGQCSVWKTGVCWVTEDGIRARVEVMEMKSVTIQLQAPKVSLDVLDVRSTVINKVVEAAREFCPNIDTDERLLPSTDIAGAPLFSMKSVAKSISCQKEFVKSTTSTQVVPVGELLQSEVYADLGENILQALCNEGDPAHDEKLSDGLLSALSSYWSKNRELSDIVCSVVSHGMSGSLEHALRVWRDSGDGTCRALRLILDPLSVFSGKNPLVLAGVAPMLFCENMLPQQPDDSTELSPSPSTHEATQTTIEERNEVRQPSSLGESVVSGLTLAALKRRTGVSDTQLDTEVIEHDIHILAGCFDNLENYLDQLRLSPGQQTHLHDLAVKRDIQTAMAKALKLWRAPNPLVATFRALLIILLDLKRGDVAVRVCQYIVDRVPQ; this is translated from the exons ATGCTCATTGGATACTTGTTTCATCTCGAGCTAGCCGTTCCCATTGAAGACAAAATAGTGCTCAGTCTTATCGACAAGCATCTTCCTGCAACTGCTGTGTCCGTCTCTGGAGGCTTCATCTTCTGTCCAGCACTGATCCGATTGGTAGCTTCCAGCGAACCAATGGCTACCACTATTAATTTCCAGTACAGTTTCAACTGGTCCCTGGCCTGTGCACACAATGACCATTTTTTCAACCCTCGATTTCTTCACGTTCTTCTCCTTCGACTGTCTCTGTCGCTTGGTCTTGCTCCAGTGGTGGACACTGACAATCCTGCCTTGCAAGGTCAATGCTCAGTCTGGAAGACTGGTGTGTGTTGGGTCACTGAGGATGGAATCAGAGCCCGTGTTGAGGTGATGGAGATGAAGAGTGTCACTATTCAACTACAAGCACCTAAGGTCTCGTTAGATGTACTCGATGTACGATCCACTGTTATCAACAAAGTGGTTGAAGCTGCTCGTGAGTTTTGCCCCAATATAGACACGGACGAACGGTTGTTACCTTCCACTGACATCGCTGGTGCTCCATTGTTTAGTATGAAATCTGTTGCTAAAAGCATTTCTTGTCAGAAGGAATTCGTTAAATCTACCACCAGCACACAAGTTGTACCCGTGGGTGAGCTGCTGCAATCTGAGGTGTACGCTGATCTCGGTGAAAATATTTTACAAGCTCTATGCAACGAAGGTGACCCAGCACACGATGAGAAACTCTCTGATGGACTGCTCTCAGCTCTTTCATCTTATTGGAGCAAGAATCGTGAACTATCAGACATTGTTTGTTCAGTTGTTTCACATGGAATGAGTGGCAGTCTAGAGCATGCCCTGAGGGTGTGGAGGGACAGTGGTGACGGGACTTGCAGAGCATTGAGACTGATTCTGGATCCACTCAGTGTCTTCTCTGGGAAGAACCCTCTC GTTTTGGCTGGTGTTGCTCCTATGTTATTTTGTGAAAACATGTTGCCACAGCAACCTGATGACTCGACTGAACTGTCACCCAGTCCAAGCACAC ACGAAGCCACACAGACGACTATTGAGGAGAGGAATGAAGTCAGACAACCCTCGAGCCTTG gtgAATCAGTGGTGAGTGGTCTAACACTGGCTGCTCTAAAGAGGAGGACTGGAGTCAGTGACACACAGTTGGACACCGAGGTCATAGAACACGACATTCATATCCTAGCCGGCTGCTTCGATAATCTAGAGAACTATCTCGATCAGTTACGCTTGTCTCCCGGCCAACAAACTCACCTTCATGATCTAGCTGTCAAACGAGACATTCAAACTGCAATGGCGAAAGCTTTGAAGCTGTGGCGTGCCCCGAACCCTCTTGTTGCCACGTTCCGAGCTCTGTTGATCATCTTACTGGATCTCAAGAGAGGAGACGTGGCTGTTAGGGTGTGTCAGTACATTGTCGACAGAGTtccacaataa